One window of Peteryoungia desertarenae genomic DNA carries:
- a CDS encoding EAL domain-containing protein has translation MKHYPIGPNETKRLHALESIASAETQSNQALQAVCRTAERLFGVPIVLVSLVETDHQWFAAKCGLTIDRTAREISFCAHAICRDEVLVVEDARLDERFSDNPLVTGAPGIRFYAGAPLIFEEGVRIGTLCLIDRRPRALSNEDRERLIDLAAVVTSILQLNRSRADALTDNAEQKARQEALAVTNKSLTESKGRLSHWTRLSSDWIWETDADHRFTFVEGDSVAHRLDFAAWIGGRRWEILGDTTEDQLVWKRYRAMVEGQQPIREFCFSTKRTDGETIVVEINADPVFNDQQDFIGYRGISRDVTNREELLKRLKRAELIANETQHAIIITDEFARVTWTNPAFTTMTGYGLNEVKGRTPGSVLQCAETCQETVKAIRTALRRGEGIRTTILNQAKNGERYWLDIEIRPVRDADGRLEGFIALENDVTAWINETNRKSAVFENATAGIVIHNASGATVDCNQEALRILGVTADQLLGRTVTDPAWHLVNEHGEPLSFHEAPAVRALTGDTPVRNQIVGVRHADGRCRWLRANAQVFLVDANERQVLVSFTDVTEEEDARREIEKGRELLSSIIETIPDAVAAYDADDRLLLCNSAYKQFYSTSAPAIETGTPFSDILRYGLARGQYKDAGRSESERERWLADRLRRHRDPKPETMLQHLDDGRWLQVRERLSPSGIIVGVRTDITAIKRAEERIRIASESDHLTGLANRNAFLQRFKRTLEGGRHNDRKGVVALIDLDHFKDLNDTSGHDVGDAFLQQISERLQGAVRPNDTVARLGGDEFALLLPGITDRSQAKTVIARLIANVTRPLSVGGKQIDPQMSVGVAMYPEDGKDVTTLLKNADIAMYERKKSGRNGITIFDQQQKQQLSRRNYVAECLREVLRTDGLDVAFQAQVDLQTGRHLGFEALARWSHQQETISPAEFIPISDEFGLSADIDLQVLKKSLKRIRLLKDAGLDPGRVAVNLGTLTLRDTALPERVKDLLDKHGLNASDIEIEVTESVMIGRGHEKVKGNLLSLQRLGVSVALDDFGTGYASLTHLKDFCVDKIKIDRAFVSEIASDRSDEMIVKTIISLARSLNIRVVGEGIETEVQAKMLAGYGCHAGQGFRFHRPDVCLESIGRYLKGSVSPPTGGA, from the coding sequence ATGAAACACTATCCGATCGGGCCGAACGAAACAAAACGCCTGCATGCCCTTGAGAGCATTGCCAGCGCAGAGACGCAATCAAACCAAGCTCTGCAGGCAGTTTGCCGGACGGCCGAACGGCTGTTTGGAGTACCGATTGTCCTCGTCTCGCTTGTTGAAACAGACCATCAATGGTTTGCGGCAAAATGTGGTTTGACCATTGATCGAACTGCGCGCGAGATTTCGTTCTGTGCCCATGCAATTTGCCGGGATGAGGTTCTGGTCGTTGAGGATGCGCGGCTTGATGAGCGGTTTTCTGACAACCCGCTTGTCACCGGCGCGCCCGGAATCAGGTTCTATGCCGGCGCGCCCCTCATATTTGAAGAGGGCGTGCGGATTGGTACGCTTTGTCTGATCGACCGTAGGCCGAGAGCCTTGTCAAACGAGGACCGGGAGCGGCTGATTGATCTTGCCGCTGTGGTGACATCGATCCTGCAGTTGAACAGATCGAGAGCTGACGCCTTGACCGATAATGCCGAGCAGAAGGCCAGGCAGGAGGCTCTTGCTGTCACGAACAAATCGCTGACGGAATCCAAAGGGCGGCTATCGCACTGGACTCGGTTGTCCTCCGATTGGATATGGGAGACCGATGCAGACCATAGGTTCACTTTTGTGGAGGGCGATTCTGTCGCCCATCGCCTGGATTTCGCGGCATGGATCGGTGGAAGGCGCTGGGAGATCCTCGGCGACACCACAGAGGATCAGCTTGTTTGGAAGCGATATCGTGCAATGGTAGAAGGGCAACAGCCGATCCGCGAATTCTGCTTTTCCACCAAACGAACAGACGGCGAAACCATCGTTGTCGAAATCAACGCAGATCCTGTTTTCAATGACCAGCAAGATTTCATTGGATACAGGGGGATAAGCCGCGACGTTACGAATCGAGAAGAGCTCCTCAAGCGCCTCAAGCGCGCGGAACTGATTGCGAATGAAACACAACATGCAATCATCATCACTGATGAGTTTGCCCGCGTAACCTGGACCAATCCAGCCTTTACGACCATGACCGGTTACGGACTTAATGAAGTCAAGGGCCGAACACCGGGCTCTGTTTTGCAATGCGCAGAAACCTGTCAGGAAACCGTCAAGGCGATCCGAACGGCCTTGCGTCGTGGCGAAGGGATAAGGACAACGATCCTCAATCAGGCAAAAAATGGAGAACGCTACTGGCTGGACATTGAGATCCGTCCGGTCCGTGATGCCGATGGGCGTCTGGAAGGCTTCATAGCCCTGGAAAATGATGTAACTGCGTGGATCAACGAGACCAATCGAAAAAGTGCAGTGTTCGAAAATGCCACTGCAGGAATTGTCATTCACAATGCAAGCGGCGCGACGGTCGACTGCAATCAAGAGGCCTTGCGCATTCTGGGTGTCACGGCAGATCAACTTCTGGGGCGCACAGTCACCGATCCGGCCTGGCATCTTGTCAACGAGCATGGCGAACCCTTGAGTTTCCACGAGGCTCCTGCCGTACGTGCCTTGACCGGCGATACTCCGGTCCGGAACCAGATTGTCGGTGTCCGACATGCCGATGGTCGCTGCCGATGGTTGCGGGCCAATGCGCAGGTGTTCCTAGTCGACGCCAACGAGCGCCAAGTTCTGGTCAGCTTCACTGATGTCACGGAAGAAGAAGACGCGCGCCGCGAGATAGAGAAGGGCCGCGAACTTCTGTCGAGCATTATCGAGACCATTCCCGATGCTGTCGCCGCTTACGATGCTGATGACCGGCTCCTCCTCTGCAATTCCGCATACAAACAGTTTTACTCCACATCTGCGCCGGCCATAGAAACAGGTACGCCGTTTTCGGACATTCTTCGCTATGGCCTCGCGCGAGGACAATACAAGGATGCGGGTCGAAGCGAGAGTGAGAGGGAAAGATGGCTGGCTGACCGTCTGAGGCGGCATAGGGACCCCAAACCCGAAACCATGCTCCAGCATCTGGACGACGGACGCTGGCTCCAGGTACGGGAACGCCTTTCGCCATCCGGGATCATCGTTGGAGTTCGGACAGACATTACTGCCATCAAGCGTGCCGAGGAGAGGATTCGGATTGCTTCAGAGTCGGACCACCTGACGGGATTAGCCAATCGCAATGCTTTCCTGCAGCGTTTCAAGCGGACGCTGGAAGGAGGACGGCATAACGACCGCAAGGGCGTCGTGGCTCTGATCGATCTTGATCACTTCAAAGACCTCAATGATACTTCTGGTCATGACGTCGGCGATGCCTTTCTTCAACAGATATCGGAGCGACTTCAGGGTGCCGTAAGACCGAATGACACCGTGGCTCGACTGGGCGGCGACGAATTCGCCCTGTTGCTTCCGGGCATCACCGATCGATCCCAAGCAAAAACTGTTATCGCCCGTCTTATTGCCAATGTTACCCGGCCGCTTTCAGTTGGCGGGAAGCAAATAGACCCACAAATGTCTGTGGGCGTGGCCATGTATCCCGAGGATGGGAAAGATGTGACAACTCTTCTTAAGAATGCCGATATCGCAATGTATGAGAGGAAGAAGAGCGGTCGTAACGGCATCACGATTTTTGACCAGCAGCAGAAGCAGCAGTTGTCGCGTCGCAATTATGTGGCCGAATGCCTGCGAGAAGTTCTGCGCACGGATGGTCTTGACGTAGCATTCCAGGCGCAGGTTGATCTGCAAACCGGACGCCATCTGGGGTTTGAAGCGCTTGCACGCTGGAGCCATCAACAGGAGACAATTTCGCCAGCAGAGTTCATTCCGATCTCAGATGAGTTTGGCCTTTCAGCTGACATTGATCTGCAGGTTCTCAAGAAGAGCCTGAAGCGCATTCGCCTTCTGAAGGACGCGGGATTGGATCCAGGACGTGTCGCTGTCAATCTTGGAACGCTCACGCTACGAGATACCGCGTTACCCGAACGAGTGAAGGATCTCCTGGACAAACACGGCCTGAACGCAAGCGATATCGAGATAGAAGTGACCGAAAGTGTCATGATCGGTCGGGGGCACGAAAAGGTGAAGGGTAACCTGCTTTCGCTGCAGCGTCTGGGCGTGTCGGTCGCCTTGGATGATTTTGGAACGGGCTATGCATCCTTGACGCACCTGAAGGATTTTTGTGTCGACAAGATCAAGATCGACCGGGCTTTCGTCAGCGAAATCGCATCGGATCGCAGTGACGAAATGATTGTCAAAACGATCATCTCGCTGGCGAGATCACTGAATATAAGGGTCGTTGGCGAAGGAATTGAGACCGAGGTTCAGGCAAAGATGTTGGCGGGTTATGGCTGTCATGCGGGACAGGGTTTTCGTTTTCACCGGCCGGACGTTTGTCTTGAAAGCATCGGTCGCTACCTGAAAGGCTCAGTCTCCCCACCAACGGGCGGGGCTTGA
- a CDS encoding methyl-accepting chemotaxis protein, producing the protein MGRLSIARLLILFAVVVVSGLAASIGLQSYTLERLKIKGPIYSTIIDGKDLIADILPPPLYVVEAYMLANETALHPQRAGTNLANIDALASEYEVRRQYWKESALPQFLQDKLLADVLVKGDAFWSDFRAKFLPAVATGDAEEMRQVTTILADRFWAHDVAVRELVDMAGQHLVAQEDMAQNTSSSLGLAAGVGSALSVALFITGIWFFRRRAIVPLSRITNYMSVLAAGDLSKEVPFSSRSDEIGTMAHSVEVFRQAALERKRMRLDVEEARTRSEAERLQREKLTAEQAAALAQVVDTLGAGLARLAECNIRYTIDEPFSGEFEPLRRDFNTALAAFQATLVDVLEATKTIHENGLEMRSASENLARRTEQQAAALEETSAALEQVAVTVKQSSERSMDTKRLVGEAKVCTEESSKVVNDAIDAMKRIEQSSNEIGQIIGVIDEIAFQTNLLALNAGVEAARAGEAGKGFAVVAQEVRELAQRSATAAKEIKVLVANSGTEVDAGVRLVAETGTALNRIQDYVQTINRNVEAISTAAMEQAVGLKQISSAVNDLDQMTQQNAAMVEETSAISHTLSGGSTHLTELVSRFTLNRRSKVRDRGDVAHDHEQTRDAVVPKVA; encoded by the coding sequence ATGGGGCGCTTATCGATTGCCCGACTGCTGATCCTTTTTGCGGTCGTGGTTGTTTCCGGCTTAGCAGCATCAATTGGGCTACAGAGCTACACCTTGGAACGGCTGAAGATTAAAGGGCCGATCTACAGCACGATTATCGATGGCAAGGATCTGATTGCCGACATTCTGCCACCGCCTCTCTATGTGGTCGAAGCGTATATGCTGGCGAATGAAACAGCATTGCATCCCCAACGGGCTGGTACGAACTTGGCGAACATCGATGCGCTGGCATCCGAATATGAGGTTCGCAGACAGTATTGGAAAGAGTCAGCGCTGCCGCAGTTTCTGCAAGACAAGCTGCTTGCTGATGTTCTCGTCAAGGGTGACGCCTTCTGGAGCGATTTCCGGGCAAAATTCCTGCCGGCTGTGGCCACCGGGGATGCCGAAGAAATGCGTCAAGTCACCACCATACTGGCTGACCGCTTCTGGGCTCATGACGTCGCTGTCCGCGAACTTGTCGATATGGCCGGCCAACATCTTGTCGCTCAAGAAGACATGGCCCAGAATACATCCAGCTCCCTCGGACTGGCTGCGGGAGTCGGGAGTGCACTGTCGGTTGCACTCTTCATCACGGGGATATGGTTCTTCCGTCGCCGTGCGATTGTGCCTCTGTCACGCATCACCAACTACATGTCAGTGCTTGCGGCAGGGGATCTCAGCAAGGAAGTCCCGTTCTCCTCGCGAAGCGACGAAATCGGCACCATGGCGCATTCCGTGGAAGTGTTCCGTCAGGCCGCTCTGGAGCGAAAGCGCATGCGTCTGGATGTCGAGGAGGCTCGTACGCGCAGCGAAGCGGAGCGGCTCCAGCGCGAGAAGCTTACTGCTGAGCAAGCAGCAGCTCTTGCCCAGGTTGTCGACACTCTGGGCGCCGGGCTCGCCCGGCTCGCCGAGTGCAACATTCGGTACACGATTGACGAACCGTTCAGTGGTGAATTCGAACCGTTGCGACGGGATTTCAACACTGCATTGGCCGCCTTCCAGGCAACCCTTGTAGATGTGCTGGAAGCAACCAAAACAATTCATGAGAATGGACTGGAAATGCGTTCGGCTTCTGAAAACCTGGCGCGGCGCACCGAGCAACAGGCAGCTGCACTGGAGGAAACCTCTGCTGCCCTGGAGCAGGTTGCCGTCACCGTCAAGCAGTCGTCTGAACGGAGCATGGACACAAAGCGGCTTGTCGGAGAAGCGAAGGTCTGCACGGAAGAATCGAGCAAGGTCGTGAATGATGCCATCGACGCGATGAAACGAATTGAGCAGTCATCCAACGAGATTGGCCAGATCATCGGCGTGATTGACGAGATCGCGTTCCAGACCAATCTCCTGGCTTTGAATGCTGGCGTGGAGGCCGCGCGGGCTGGGGAAGCAGGAAAGGGCTTTGCAGTCGTTGCCCAGGAGGTTCGCGAACTTGCCCAACGCTCAGCGACGGCTGCGAAGGAGATAAAGGTCCTGGTTGCCAATTCGGGTACGGAGGTTGATGCTGGCGTCAGACTGGTTGCCGAAACCGGAACTGCCCTGAACCGGATTCAAGATTATGTCCAGACGATAAACCGCAATGTTGAAGCCATATCAACTGCAGCGATGGAACAGGCTGTTGGACTGAAACAGATCAGTTCTGCAGTCAATGATCTCGACCAGATGACGCAGCAGAATGCTGCGATGGTCGAAGAGACGTCCGCTATCAGCCATACCTTATCTGGAGGCTCGACGCATTTGACCGAGCTGGTCAGTCGCTTCACCCTTAACAGGAGGAGCAAGGTCCGTGATCGAGGTGACGTCGCACATGATCATGAACAGACCCGGGACGCGGTCGTTCCCAAAGTGGCATAA
- a CDS encoding 4a-hydroxytetrahydrobiopterin dehydratase, which yields MSATDLAQAVCEPCQGIGGTLPADEARALLTGLHPDWTMDDEARAIQRAFKVKGFAKAVYLANLAAYNADRDGHHPDVAFGWGYCRITFTSHELGGLTKNDFICAAKLDKLVA from the coding sequence ATGAGCGCAACAGATCTTGCCCAAGCCGTCTGCGAACCTTGCCAGGGAATTGGCGGCACCCTGCCCGCGGACGAAGCCCGCGCCCTGTTAACCGGATTGCACCCCGACTGGACCATGGATGACGAAGCCAGAGCCATTCAGCGCGCTTTCAAGGTCAAAGGCTTTGCCAAGGCGGTTTATCTGGCCAATCTAGCGGCCTATAACGCCGACCGGGATGGACATCATCCGGACGTTGCCTTCGGCTGGGGCTATTGCCGCATCACCTTCACCTCGCACGAGCTGGGCGGTTTGACGAAGAACGACTTCATCTGCGCGGCAAAGCTCGACAAACTGGTCGCCTGA
- the phhA gene encoding phenylalanine 4-monooxygenase encodes MAKTSAYTAKIPGPDGRIAYTEEENGVWRDLYARQEPNVRKMAAPDYLAGFDKLALPADRVPQCTEVSDVLDRHTGWKVEPVPALIGFGRFYSMLADRTFPAASFIRSRKDFDYIKEPDIFHEIFGHTPLLTDPRFAAFSEAIGKAGQKLEAKDYSWLIRLYWFTIEFGLTRVDGIYKSLGSGLASSPTELPHSVSGPDVIRRPFDVIDILRTPYRIDIHQPLYYVLENVDDLFKAAERDLAADIRKAQSLGLFAPLYPVEKSA; translated from the coding sequence ATGGCAAAGACAAGCGCCTATACTGCAAAGATCCCTGGCCCGGACGGGCGGATCGCCTATACCGAGGAGGAAAACGGTGTGTGGCGGGACCTTTATGCCCGCCAGGAGCCGAATGTCCGCAAGATGGCCGCGCCGGATTATCTGGCAGGTTTCGACAAGCTGGCCCTGCCCGCCGACCGGGTGCCCCAATGCACAGAGGTGTCCGACGTTCTCGACCGGCATACAGGCTGGAAGGTGGAGCCGGTTCCCGCCCTGATCGGCTTCGGTCGCTTCTATTCGATGCTTGCGGACCGCACCTTTCCAGCGGCATCCTTTATCCGCAGTCGCAAGGATTTCGACTACATCAAGGAGCCGGATATCTTCCACGAGATCTTCGGCCATACCCCGCTGCTGACCGACCCGCGCTTTGCCGCCTTTTCCGAGGCCATCGGCAAGGCCGGTCAAAAGCTGGAGGCCAAGGATTATTCCTGGTTGATCCGCCTCTACTGGTTCACCATCGAGTTCGGTCTGACCAGGGTTGACGGCATCTACAAGTCGCTCGGCTCCGGTTTGGCATCGTCGCCAACGGAGCTTCCCCACAGTGTCAGCGGTCCTGACGTCATCCGCCGCCCGTTCGACGTGATCGACATCCTGCGCACACCTTACCGGATCGACATTCACCAGCCGCTTTATTACGTGCTGGAAAACGTCGACGACCTGTTCAAGGCCGCCGAGCGGGATCTGGCCGCCGATATCCGCAAGGCCCAGTCGCTTGGGCTCTTCGCGCCGCTTTACCCTGTAGAGAAGAGTGCCTGA
- a CDS encoding Lrp/AsnC family transcriptional regulator: MELDSLDKKLLALLQKDGRASAKDLAEQAGMSVSPCWRRIRRLEEAGVIEKYAAVLNPRELGFHAIAYVHVSLMNHGPETIAAFDHMVQTEDRIIECSSIAGDADYVMKVVVRDPEDLEAFMMKKLLGPGLVRASRTNFVLRTVKSGPSMPLG, translated from the coding sequence ATGGAGCTCGACAGTCTGGACAAAAAGCTGCTGGCCCTCTTGCAAAAGGACGGCCGGGCGAGCGCCAAGGATCTGGCCGAACAGGCCGGCATGTCTGTTTCGCCCTGCTGGCGCCGGATCAGACGTCTGGAGGAGGCAGGGGTGATAGAGAAATATGCAGCTGTCCTCAATCCGCGTGAACTGGGATTTCATGCCATAGCTTATGTGCATGTGTCGCTGATGAACCATGGTCCCGAGACGATCGCAGCTTTCGACCACATGGTGCAGACCGAGGATCGGATCATTGAGTGCAGTTCGATCGCGGGTGATGCGGATTATGTCATGAAGGTCGTCGTTCGCGATCCGGAGGATCTTGAGGCCTTCATGATGAAAAAGCTGCTCGGCCCCGGGCTCGTGCGGGCCTCGCGCACCAACTTCGTGCTGCGGACGGTCAAGTCCGGCCCTTCTATGCCACTTGGCTGA
- a CDS encoding cobalamin B12-binding domain-containing protein: MADESLIYHAYPTPFDMTIAARGREMDQLDREWVLKGHIPLSHAGDMIGLSHPEFKTWLDVLGVTSEQAELNASVFELYRIDLVRRLLDMHYTTEEIRDMPLQVQRGIVDSVQSRLPDPVDWSVLFDAAERLDKQACFEVLGRALTELGCLQFATEYSSALMQEVGKRWWHGQTSVFQEHFITTALRTHLSAIMLEQVPHQKPVLRTIVTTPHGEFHDIGAMLACIAAHEAGHETVFLGSQLPVAEIMQAVDCFGAHIVCLASSFLEMKRLWAQVAQLREVLPSHVVICLGGRQFDQRQFSSLNATLVYDNLPSFDVDMRAFSRVVKQWLPK, from the coding sequence GTGGCGGACGAGAGCCTGATCTATCATGCTTACCCGACCCCGTTCGACATGACGATTGCTGCAAGAGGTCGCGAAATGGATCAGCTTGATCGCGAATGGGTTCTCAAGGGACATATCCCGCTCTCGCATGCCGGTGACATGATCGGTCTCAGTCATCCCGAGTTCAAGACATGGCTGGACGTTTTGGGTGTGACGTCTGAACAGGCAGAACTGAACGCCAGCGTCTTTGAACTCTACCGGATTGATCTGGTTCGAAGACTGCTCGACATGCATTACACGACGGAAGAAATCCGTGATATGCCGCTTCAGGTTCAACGGGGCATTGTCGACAGTGTTCAATCGCGATTGCCTGATCCAGTTGACTGGTCAGTTTTGTTTGACGCTGCCGAAAGACTGGACAAGCAGGCCTGCTTCGAGGTCTTGGGCAGGGCTCTGACAGAACTGGGCTGTCTCCAATTTGCAACGGAGTATTCGTCAGCATTGATGCAGGAAGTGGGTAAACGCTGGTGGCACGGTCAGACGTCCGTCTTCCAAGAGCACTTCATCACAACAGCGCTTCGAACTCACCTCAGCGCAATCATGCTTGAGCAAGTGCCGCATCAAAAACCGGTCCTTCGCACGATCGTGACGACACCGCATGGGGAATTCCACGATATTGGAGCCATGCTCGCCTGCATTGCTGCTCACGAAGCAGGCCACGAGACTGTTTTCCTTGGCTCTCAGCTGCCTGTTGCCGAGATCATGCAGGCGGTGGATTGTTTTGGCGCCCATATTGTCTGTCTTGCATCGTCATTCCTTGAGATGAAACGACTGTGGGCACAAGTTGCCCAACTTCGAGAAGTCCTACCATCCCATGTCGTCATCTGCCTGGGCGGGCGGCAGTTCGATCAGCGGCAATTCTCTTCTCTGAATGCAACCCTGGTCTACGACAATCTGCCATCATTCGATGTTGACATGCGGGCGTTCAGCAGAGTGGTCAAGCAGTGGCTACCAAAGTAG
- a CDS encoding helix-turn-helix transcriptional regulator, protein MTLRSERDAPMYHEPSPSPQSDPLTFLSRQLNSVARRWHASGLKIHRLHGVDDGIGEPELVFEWFDRTKVNGWMFGPLDVQVLDVQWRRLSLRKDVMFEGPSLALSQGHVVLSYVGRPDAGTSLSIVLAVPSLEADAAGCSTEIDRLLLATVPPPEFEYMVLSRRELEVARWISEGKTSYEAALILGISEHTVNEYIRSGMRKMGATNRLSFVAKTIRMGLVA, encoded by the coding sequence ATGACGCTTCGATCTGAACGGGATGCCCCAATGTATCATGAACCCTCACCCTCTCCTCAGTCAGACCCTCTGACATTTCTGTCCCGTCAGTTGAACAGTGTGGCCCGGCGCTGGCATGCGTCCGGCTTGAAGATCCACCGGCTCCATGGCGTGGACGACGGGATTGGTGAACCGGAACTTGTTTTCGAATGGTTTGACCGGACTAAGGTCAATGGCTGGATGTTCGGCCCGCTTGATGTCCAGGTTTTGGATGTACAATGGCGACGCCTGTCGCTTCGGAAAGATGTGATGTTCGAAGGCCCATCTCTTGCACTTAGTCAGGGCCACGTGGTGCTGAGTTATGTTGGCAGGCCTGATGCAGGCACCTCGCTTTCGATTGTCCTTGCTGTTCCATCCCTTGAAGCAGACGCCGCCGGTTGCTCGACCGAGATCGACAGACTTCTGCTGGCGACGGTGCCACCTCCCGAGTTCGAATACATGGTTTTGAGCCGGCGGGAACTCGAAGTTGCCCGCTGGATTTCCGAGGGCAAGACATCTTACGAGGCAGCATTGATCCTTGGGATCTCGGAGCACACCGTCAATGAGTATATTCGCTCCGGAATGCGGAAAATGGGTGCGACCAATCGATTGAGCTTTGTTGCGAAGACCATTCGCATGGGGCTGGTTGCGTGA
- the bcsA gene encoding UDP-forming cellulose synthase catalytic subunit — MKCIAMPAIIAGAIGLFLLLLPISLQAQLVLSIIVLGLMLIFMTRPENKTLRLMTFVFAGIIALRYAFWRTTETLPDLSEPLNFIPGLILYLAEMFCLVMLAINFFIVADPVKRKPAERQAAEDLPTVDVFVPSYNETADLLAVTLAAAKSMDYPQDKLAIYLLDDGATAAKCADRDPRLAHAARRRRDELQALCRALGVHYHARRENSHAKAGNLNAGLQISHGELVVVFDADHAPVRDFLKETVGHFASDDRLFLVQTPHFFLNADPLEKNLDTFRSMPSENEMFYSVVQRGLDKWNASFFCGSAAVLRRKALEETNGFSGQSITEDCESALALHCRGWHSVYVDKPLIAGLQPETLVSFIGQRVRWAQGMLQILTLNRPFLQSGLTLAQRICYAGTNLFWLFPVTRLIFMFAPLLYIFFSLQIFEANVVEFICYSVTYLISSFAMQSYLFGHVRWPWISELYEYVQSVLLIGAIGSVIRNPRKPTFNVTAKGQTLDQSRLSPLARPYFIIFLLLAGASVYALWRYLTEPMPSELLLIVAAWNIINTGLAGAALGVVSERRERRRNQRLDVHRHALLHLDDADHAVIIKDASSGGFAIEFIDGRPVAGMTVGTTGALELRRNGRTMRANMVCRTMRQAKGDGDGEPVFGLAFLERNAETFLLIAEVMYADQSALQDRLDRRQRKQGFFRGTLRFAYWAIRETLRSFQYAFGFIRETAEVSNPDAPVALGPPVRTAPIRIEPVAQKSSTEEMACA; from the coding sequence ATGAAGTGCATCGCTATGCCTGCAATTATTGCGGGCGCTATCGGACTGTTTCTGCTGTTGCTGCCAATAAGCCTTCAGGCGCAACTCGTGCTGAGCATTATTGTTCTCGGCCTTATGCTCATCTTCATGACACGCCCGGAAAACAAAACCCTGCGGCTCATGACATTTGTCTTCGCAGGCATCATTGCGCTTCGTTACGCATTCTGGCGAACCACCGAAACCCTGCCGGACCTGTCAGAACCATTGAACTTCATACCTGGCCTGATCCTCTATCTGGCCGAGATGTTTTGCCTGGTCATGCTGGCCATCAATTTCTTCATCGTCGCAGATCCGGTGAAGCGCAAGCCAGCGGAACGGCAGGCGGCAGAGGATCTGCCAACCGTCGATGTCTTCGTCCCGTCCTACAATGAGACGGCCGACCTCCTCGCTGTGACCCTGGCGGCAGCGAAGTCGATGGATTACCCGCAGGACAAGCTGGCCATATATCTTCTTGATGACGGTGCGACCGCCGCCAAATGCGCAGATAGAGATCCACGCCTTGCCCACGCTGCCCGTCGCCGGCGCGACGAACTGCAGGCATTGTGCCGTGCCCTTGGCGTCCATTATCACGCGCGCCGCGAAAACAGCCATGCCAAGGCTGGCAATCTGAATGCAGGCTTGCAGATCTCGCATGGAGAACTGGTTGTCGTCTTCGACGCCGATCATGCTCCGGTACGGGACTTTCTCAAGGAGACCGTTGGCCATTTTGCCTCGGATGATCGCCTCTTCCTCGTGCAGACACCCCATTTCTTTCTGAATGCCGATCCGCTGGAAAAGAACCTCGACACGTTCCGCTCGATGCCCTCGGAGAACGAGATGTTCTATTCCGTCGTTCAGCGCGGGCTCGACAAGTGGAATGCTTCCTTTTTCTGCGGCTCTGCCGCTGTCTTGCGGCGCAAAGCGCTTGAGGAGACCAACGGCTTTTCGGGGCAATCGATCACTGAAGACTGCGAAAGTGCACTGGCACTGCATTGTCGGGGATGGCACAGCGTCTATGTCGATAAGCCGCTGATCGCGGGCCTTCAGCCGGAAACACTGGTCTCCTTCATCGGTCAGCGGGTTCGCTGGGCGCAAGGCATGTTGCAGATTCTGACACTCAATCGCCCGTTCTTGCAGAGCGGCCTGACGCTTGCCCAACGCATCTGTTACGCAGGTACCAACCTGTTTTGGCTGTTCCCAGTCACTCGGCTGATCTTCATGTTCGCCCCGCTTCTCTACATCTTCTTCTCGCTACAGATCTTTGAAGCCAATGTCGTCGAGTTCATCTGCTATTCCGTCACCTATCTGATCTCGTCATTTGCGATGCAGAGCTATCTTTTCGGGCACGTTCGCTGGCCCTGGATTTCGGAGCTCTATGAATATGTCCAGTCGGTTCTGCTGATCGGTGCTATTGGCAGTGTCATCCGCAATCCGAGAAAGCCGACCTTCAATGTGACGGCCAAGGGTCAAACGCTGGATCAAAGCAGGCTCTCGCCGCTTGCACGTCCCTATTTCATCATCTTTCTGCTTCTGGCCGGTGCATCCGTTTATGCCCTGTGGCGATACCTGACGGAACCGATGCCTTCAGAGCTCCTGTTGATTGTCGCCGCCTGGAACATCATCAACACGGGCCTTGCCGGGGCCGCTCTGGGCGTCGTGTCGGAGCGGCGCGAGCGCAGACGCAACCAGCGTCTTGATGTCCATCGCCATGCTCTGCTGCATCTTGATGACGCCGATCACGCGGTGATCATCAAGGACGCATCCAGCGGTGGATTTGCCATCGAATTCATCGATGGTCGTCCTGTGGCTGGCATGACCGTCGGAACGACAGGCGCGCTGGAGCTTCGCCGCAATGGTCGCACCATGCGCGCCAACATGGTTTGCCGGACCATGCGCCAGGCCAAGGGCGATGGAGATGGCGAGCCGGTCTTCGGTCTGGCCTTCCTTGAACGCAATGCAGAGACATTCCTGCTGATTGCAGAAGTTATGTATGCAGACCAGTCCGCCCTCCAGGATCGCCTCGACCGTCGCCAACGCAAACAGGGCTTCTTTCGCGGAACCCTTCGCTTTGCCTATTGGGCGATACGCGAGACCCTGCGGTCATTCCAGTATGCCTTTGGCTTCATTCGCGAGACCGCCGAAGTCTCCAATCCGGATGCACCTGTGGCCCTCGGTCCGCCCGTGCGCACCGCACCCATCAGAATCGAGCCCGTAGCGCAAAAGTCCTCGACGGAGGAGATGGCCTGTGCTTGA